The Curtobacterium herbarum genome contains the following window.
GCGCCGTCGTGGTGGTCGTCGTCGGACTGCTCCTGATGGCACTGCAGACGCCCGTCTACGTCGTCCTGCCCACCTACGGCGCCCTGTTCCTGCTGGCCCTGCCGGTCCTCCGGTGGCCGCGGTGGGCGCTGCTCCTCGCCGCCGCCACCTGCGCGGTCGCCGCGGCGCCCGTCGCGCTGGCGATCGCGCCGCTCTACGCCGACGCGGGCATGTTCGGTGTGCAGCTCGGGCTGGTCTACCCCGTCGTCACCTTCTGGACGTACGTCCTGGTCGGACTCGCGGTCGCCCGGTCCCGGCCAGGAGGCTCGGTGCAGCAGGTCCTGCTCCTCGCGTCCGGCACCGTGGTCGCGGTCGCCGCCTACGTCGTCGGGAACGCCGCCGCGCCGATCCCGTTCGACACCACGTCCGCGTTCCCCGGCGTGCCGTTCGTCCCCTCCGGCTCGGACGCCGGCCAGGCGGTCGCCCAGGTGTTCCTGTCGCCGCGGGACCACTCGTCCTCGATCGTCGACGTCGTCGGCACCGCGGCGATCGCCGTCGCCGTGATCGCGCTCTGCCGGCTGCTCGTCGACGGACACGGGCCGCTCGTCACCCGCATCGCGTTCCCGTTGTCCGCCGTCGGGTCGATGCCGCTCACCGTGTACGCGCTGCACCTCGTCGTGATCGCCGCCTGGCCCGAGATGCCGCAGGGACCGACGACGTGGTGGGGATTCGTGGTCGGCGCGGTGCTGTTCGCGATGCTCTGGCGGCGGTTCCTCGGCCGCGGGCCGCTCGAACGGCTCACCGCGCGGATCGCCGCAGCGGTCCCCGCCCCGGCGGCGGCACCCGCGGCGGCGCCGGCGCCCGGCAACCGACCCCGCGCCTGAGGTGACCGGCGGGGCGGACGGGGACCGGGCCTCCCGGCCAGCAGACCGGCTCGGCGACGGCGCGCTACTGCAGCGCCGCGGTGAGCCGCGCCACGTTGTCGAACACCCGCGACCGACGCGGGCGGGTCAGCCACTCGTCCAGCGTCAGCTCGCGGCTGGCCGCGCGGTAGTCGTCCTGGACGTCGCGCAGGGCGTCGACGAAGGACTTCCCGCGCACCATCACCGAGATCTCCAGGTTCAGGGTGAACGAGCGCATGTCCATGTTCGACGAGCCGATCACGGCGACGTCGTCGTCGATCGTGAAGTGCTTCGCGTGGAGCACGGTCGGCGCGCGGTACAGCCAGATCTTCACGCCGGCGCGGAGCAGCCCCTCGTAGTAGGAGCGCTGCGCGTGCCAGGTCATCGCGTGGTCGCCGATCTCGCCGACGAACAACTCCACCTCGACCCCGCGCTGCGCCGTCGTCGTGATGGCGTAGAGCATCGAGTCGTCGGGCACGAAGTACGGCGACGTGATCGACACCCGCTCCTGCGCCGAGTACAGCAGCGCGTTGAACAGGCGCAGGTTGTTCTCACCGTCGAAACCCGGCCCGGACGGCACGACCTGACAGTCCAGGGAGTCCTGACGGTCAGCGCGGTGCACCGGGTCGCTCTCACGGAGCAGCAGCTCGTCGGTCTCGCTGTACCAGTCGGTGACGAACAGGGCGTTGATGCCCGCGACGACCGGACCCTCGAACCGGGCGAACAAGTCGCGCCACCGGAGGCCACGCTGGATGTTCGTCTTCGTGTCGTACGAGCGGTCGATGAGGTTCTGCGACCCCGTGAACGCCACCGAACCGTCGACCACCAGGATCTTCCGGTGGTTGCGGAGGTCCGGACGCTGGAACTTGCCCTCCATCGGCAGCAGCGGCAGCATCAGGTGCCACTCGATGCCGGCCGCGTCGAGGAACGCCAGGGTGTCCTTGAAGTACGGGTAGCTCCGGCTCGCCCAGTGGTCCATGAGGAACCGGACCGTGACCCCACGGGCCTGTGCCCGGGCCAGCGACTCGAAGAACGGCCGCGTGGTGTCGTCGAGCGACGCGATGTAGAACTCGACGTGCACGAACCGCCGAGCCTCGTCGACCGCGTGCGTCATCTCCGCGAAGGCGTCGTCGTAGTGCGGGTACAGCTCGGCCTGGTTGCCGCCGACCAGCGGCATCGCCCCGAGCTGCCGGTTCAGGCGGGTGATGCTCTCCAGCCACGCCGGCCACGGGTGGTCCCGCCGGACCCGCTCGATGCCCTCGGTCTGCTCGAGGATGTACCGGTTGATCTCCGTCTGCTTCTCACGGCGCGACCTCGGCAGCTTCGT
Protein-coding sequences here:
- the cls gene encoding cardiolipin synthase — translated: MEHWLVVALIILLVLLDLAIRAFSLVYVPIDRKPQTATGWLLAIFLIPYIGFILFLVLGSTKLPRSRREKQTEINRYILEQTEGIERVRRDHPWPAWLESITRLNRQLGAMPLVGGNQAELYPHYDDAFAEMTHAVDEARRFVHVEFYIASLDDTTRPFFESLARAQARGVTVRFLMDHWASRSYPYFKDTLAFLDAAGIEWHLMLPLLPMEGKFQRPDLRNHRKILVVDGSVAFTGSQNLIDRSYDTKTNIQRGLRWRDLFARFEGPVVAGINALFVTDWYSETDELLLRESDPVHRADRQDSLDCQVVPSGPGFDGENNLRLFNALLYSAQERVSITSPYFVPDDSMLYAITTTAQRGVEVELFVGEIGDHAMTWHAQRSYYEGLLRAGVKIWLYRAPTVLHAKHFTIDDDVAVIGSSNMDMRSFTLNLEISVMVRGKSFVDALRDVQDDYRAASRELTLDEWLTRPRRSRVFDNVARLTAALQ
- a CDS encoding heparan-alpha-glucosaminide N-acetyltransferase domain-containing protein, which codes for MTTQRPVPRLGVPGAASSGRLVGVDVARSLALFGMVAAHVGDVAEDVDWADPTSFGAVVNGRSAALFAVLAGVSIGLVSGRDRPPGPPEIGRVRARLALRAVVVVVVGLLLMALQTPVYVVLPTYGALFLLALPVLRWPRWALLLAAATCAVAAAPVALAIAPLYADAGMFGVQLGLVYPVVTFWTYVLVGLAVARSRPGGSVQQVLLLASGTVVAVAAYVVGNAAAPIPFDTTSAFPGVPFVPSGSDAGQAVAQVFLSPRDHSSSIVDVVGTAAIAVAVIALCRLLVDGHGPLVTRIAFPLSAVGSMPLTVYALHLVVIAAWPEMPQGPTTWWGFVVGAVLFAMLWRRFLGRGPLERLTARIAAAVPAPAAAPAAAPAPGNRPRA